The Novipirellula artificiosorum genome has a segment encoding these proteins:
- a CDS encoding DUF2071 domain-containing protein yields MTWSELLFAHWPVEPKLLSSLLPTGLTLDTRDGKAWIGVVPFLMSNVAPRCCPTVPKLSRFLELNVRTYVTYDGKPGVLVLFAGCRKVHLAAEHPVRIFGGRLGWPTAAAFRSSNQGPCMDGRSM; encoded by the coding sequence ATGACTTGGTCGGAGCTGCTCTTCGCTCATTGGCCCGTTGAGCCGAAGTTACTCTCCTCGCTGCTTCCCACTGGACTTACGCTCGACACTCGTGATGGCAAAGCTTGGATCGGTGTGGTGCCGTTCTTGATGTCGAATGTTGCACCGAGATGCTGTCCGACCGTTCCGAAGCTGAGTCGTTTTCTGGAACTGAATGTTCGCACGTATGTGACGTATGACGGCAAGCCCGGCGTTTTGGTTCTTTTCGCTGGATGCCGCAAAGTGCACCTTGCGGCAGAACACCCTGTGCGAATCTTTGGGGGTCGACTTGGTTGGCCAACCGCAGCTGCTTTTCGCTCAAGCAATCAAGGTCCGTGCATGGATGGCCGCTCGATGTGA
- a CDS encoding Gfo/Idh/MocA family protein: MNPPQNKKPSSTSRRGFLKDSMVLSAASTVGGLALSRSAHAAGSDVLRIGLIGCGGRGCGAANNIMAVYPGARLVAMADLFEDRLEAGLKSLSSTYPDQVDVAHENRFDGFDGYERLLETDIDVVLIAAASHFHPEMTRAAVEAGKHVFTEKPHGIDVPGAKRLLEACDLAKEKNLAMVSGLCWRYSPHVREAIQHVHNGMIGEVVAIQENYLSQPYVKRPRQPEWSELEYQFRNWYHFNWLSGDQTSQQLIHSLDKASWVLGDVPPLKAWGLGGRQVCTSDDYGDQFDSHAIVYEYETGQKVFAFCHDRPDCYSATSDIVYGTKGRLFMPRWNETSITDLKGNELWKYKGENVSMVENEQRALVESILSGNPINNRSYMFTSTMLGILGQMACYTGQEVTWEMALGSTLDFRLKEYKWDAEAPIAPRPDGTYPTAMPGITKFS; this comes from the coding sequence ATGAACCCTCCGCAGAACAAAAAGCCATCGTCCACAAGTCGTCGCGGTTTCCTTAAAGATTCGATGGTCCTATCCGCCGCTTCAACCGTTGGCGGTCTCGCGCTATCACGAAGTGCCCATGCTGCTGGCAGCGATGTGCTCAGGATCGGCTTAATCGGATGCGGAGGACGTGGCTGTGGTGCGGCCAATAACATCATGGCGGTCTATCCCGGAGCCCGTCTGGTTGCGATGGCGGATCTGTTTGAAGATCGTTTGGAAGCCGGACTCAAAAGTCTTTCCAGCACCTATCCCGATCAAGTGGATGTAGCACACGAGAATCGCTTTGACGGCTTTGATGGGTACGAGAGACTTCTGGAAACCGACATCGACGTTGTGCTGATTGCGGCCGCCAGCCACTTTCATCCCGAGATGACTCGGGCCGCGGTCGAGGCGGGAAAGCATGTCTTCACCGAAAAGCCTCACGGTATCGACGTCCCCGGTGCCAAACGGCTGCTGGAAGCCTGCGACTTGGCCAAAGAGAAGAATTTGGCGATGGTCTCGGGGCTTTGTTGGCGTTACTCTCCCCATGTTCGCGAAGCGATCCAGCACGTTCACAATGGTATGATCGGTGAAGTGGTCGCGATTCAAGAAAACTACCTCTCGCAGCCTTATGTCAAACGTCCACGACAACCCGAATGGAGTGAGCTCGAATACCAGTTCCGCAACTGGTACCACTTCAACTGGCTTTCGGGCGACCAGACGTCGCAACAATTGATCCACAGTCTGGACAAAGCCTCTTGGGTCTTGGGCGACGTGCCGCCGTTGAAGGCTTGGGGGCTGGGCGGACGTCAGGTCTGTACCAGCGATGATTACGGCGATCAGTTCGATAGCCACGCAATCGTTTATGAATATGAAACCGGCCAAAAGGTGTTTGCCTTTTGTCACGATCGACCGGACTGTTACAGCGCGACGTCGGATATTGTTTACGGCACCAAAGGACGTCTCTTCATGCCGCGTTGGAACGAAACTTCGATCACAGATCTGAAAGGAAATGAGCTTTGGAAATACAAAGGCGAGAACGTCAGCATGGTGGAGAACGAGCAACGAGCGTTGGTCGAGTCCATTCTCTCCGGCAATCCGATTAACAACCGGTCGTACATGTTCACAAGTACGATGCTTGGAATTCTCGGCCAGATGGCTTGTTACACAGGCCAGGAAGTCACGTGGGAAATGGCGCTTGGCAGCACACTTGACTTTCGCTTGAAAGAATACAAGTGGGATGCCGAAGCACCGATCGCTCCCCGGCCCGATGGCACTTATCCAACCGCGATGCCGGGGATCACAAAGTTTTCCTGA
- a CDS encoding SDR family oxidoreductase — MSQQLFDVTNKTALITGSSQGIGFALARGLAAAGAAVVLNGRDTKKLADAATVLSAEDATVHLLAFDATDHDAVRVAVDGFERDTGPIDILVNNAGMQFRTPLEDFPADMFGKLLATNVSSVFNVGQAVARHMIGRGAGKIINIASVQTSLARPGIAPYTATKGAVGNLTKGMATDWAQHGLQCNAIAPGYFDTPLNAALVADPDFSAWLEKRTPAGRWGKVEELVGACIFLASAASGFVNGQTIYVDGGITASL, encoded by the coding sequence ATGTCACAACAGTTGTTCGATGTCACCAACAAAACGGCGCTGATCACGGGTTCGTCACAGGGGATTGGGTTTGCGCTCGCCCGGGGACTTGCGGCGGCTGGCGCCGCGGTTGTTCTGAACGGACGTGACACGAAGAAACTCGCGGATGCCGCTACAGTGCTCTCGGCCGAGGACGCGACGGTCCATCTGCTTGCCTTTGATGCCACCGATCATGACGCGGTTCGGGTAGCGGTTGACGGATTTGAACGGGACACCGGGCCGATTGATATTCTGGTAAACAACGCCGGCATGCAGTTTAGAACTCCGCTCGAGGACTTTCCCGCCGATATGTTTGGCAAACTGCTTGCGACCAATGTGTCGTCCGTCTTCAACGTCGGGCAAGCGGTTGCTCGCCATATGATTGGTCGCGGCGCAGGCAAAATCATCAATATCGCGTCGGTACAGACGTCGTTGGCACGCCCTGGAATTGCCCCCTATACCGCGACCAAGGGTGCGGTGGGAAATCTGACGAAAGGGATGGCGACCGACTGGGCGCAACATGGTCTTCAGTGTAACGCCATTGCGCCAGGCTACTTTGATACGCCGTTGAACGCGGCGCTTGTGGCCGACCCGGACTTTAGCGCTTGGCTTGAAAAACGGACGCCGGCTGGTCGTTGGGGCAAGGTGGAAGAACTCGTGGGCGCGTGCATCTTTCTCGCGTCAGCAGCGTCGGGTTTTGTGAATGGCCAGACGATTTATGTGGATGGCGGCATTACAGCCAGCCTTTAG
- a CDS encoding L-idonate 5-dehydrogenase, with the protein MRAIVIHDAKDLRIEETVSAEPGQGEVLIQLAAGGICGSDLHYYNHGGFGAIRLKQPMILGHEVSGYVSGLGEDVSDLQVGDLVAVSPSRPCRTCQYCQLGQHNHCENMRFYGSAMPFPHIQGAFREALVADASQCVKADGLSAGEAAMAEPFSVCLHATRRAGEMLGKRVLITGSGPIGALCVLAAKAAGAAEIVVTDLVDSALEFAAKVDASRVINVASDANALATYQTGKGYFDVLYECSGAAPALASGIAAMRPRGVILQLGLGGDMTVPMQAITAKELDLRGSFRFHEEFSMAVSLMQKGTVDVKPLISHTVSFDDAVRGFELANDRNQAMKTQIRFS; encoded by the coding sequence ATGCGCGCGATCGTCATCCATGATGCCAAAGACCTGCGGATTGAAGAAACTGTGTCCGCCGAACCGGGTCAGGGCGAAGTGCTGATTCAACTGGCCGCTGGCGGCATCTGCGGGTCGGACCTGCATTATTACAATCACGGTGGATTTGGCGCGATCCGACTCAAACAGCCGATGATCCTTGGCCATGAGGTTTCGGGCTATGTCTCAGGGCTGGGCGAGGATGTCAGCGACCTGCAAGTTGGCGATCTGGTAGCCGTGTCGCCTTCGAGACCCTGTAGGACCTGCCAATATTGTCAGTTGGGCCAACACAACCATTGTGAAAACATGCGGTTCTATGGCTCGGCCATGCCCTTCCCTCACATTCAGGGGGCATTCCGCGAAGCGTTGGTGGCGGATGCTAGCCAATGCGTGAAAGCGGATGGATTGAGCGCTGGCGAGGCTGCCATGGCAGAACCGTTTTCTGTCTGCCTGCATGCGACACGTCGGGCAGGTGAGATGCTGGGCAAACGGGTTTTGATCACGGGTTCGGGACCGATTGGGGCACTCTGTGTGCTGGCGGCCAAGGCCGCCGGGGCTGCCGAAATAGTGGTGACCGACCTCGTCGATTCAGCACTGGAATTTGCTGCAAAGGTTGACGCGAGCCGGGTGATCAATGTTGCGAGTGACGCAAACGCTTTGGCGACCTATCAGACTGGGAAGGGCTATTTCGACGTTCTTTATGAATGCTCAGGTGCCGCACCGGCCTTGGCATCGGGAATTGCCGCGATGCGTCCCCGTGGCGTCATTTTGCAGCTGGGTCTTGGCGGTGACATGACCGTTCCCATGCAAGCGATCACTGCGAAAGAGCTGGATTTGAGGGGCTCATTCCGGTTTCACGAGGAATTCAGTATGGCGGTCAGCTTGATGCAGAAAGGTACGGTGGATGTGAAACCGTTGATCTCTCATACGGTTTCCTTCGACGATGCGGTGAGAGGTTTTGAACTCGCAAATGATCGAAACCAAGCGATGAAAACGCAGATCCGGTTTTCCTGA
- a CDS encoding SulP family inorganic anion transporter, protein MSSWLSRHTPKLIVCLREGYTRQQCFGDLSGGLTTAIISLPLAMALGIASIPEDVAEQMRLVHPWLTPPAMGLFTAVIGGFLISGLGGSRVQIGGPTAAFIPIIFGIAASYGYEGLMTATAMAGVILVLMGLFRFGQLVKYIPYPVTTGFTSGIAVTILVSQIKDFFGMSLHDEMGQPVALPAELIPKVQLLAGNISTINVYAAGVGVGSLVMLIALRRVMPRIPGAIVAVVVSSIIVSAMGWNDVGLTADGLQTAPLVETIGTRFGGIPDCLPPPRLPAFSFDLMRELIPAAMTIAVLSAIESLLSAVVADGMTGGRHRSDQELLAQGVANVASAMCFGLPATGAIARTAANIKSGGTTPLSGIVSATIILVFMLALAPLAKSIPLSALAAVLILVAWNICEIDHFRSLLRAPRPDVLTLLTTFGLTVFTDLVLGVGVGMIMASFLFMSRMAETSTIVGIRNRRGFDQEFDQEPATPDPKDPATLSDMDIPPEIEVYEINGPFFFGVADRLSDILRQFKAPPKVFILRMRYVPHIDATAMHALEEFFDKCRRQHTTLLLGGVHIQPLFELTRSGLLDKIGNDHVFENLDGALTYARVMVSGSPLAGQ, encoded by the coding sequence ATGTCCTCCTGGCTATCACGTCACACACCCAAGCTGATCGTTTGCCTGCGAGAGGGCTACACCCGGCAACAATGCTTCGGCGATTTATCTGGCGGACTGACCACAGCGATCATTTCTCTGCCTTTGGCGATGGCGTTAGGGATTGCAAGCATCCCAGAGGATGTGGCCGAACAGATGCGCTTGGTGCATCCCTGGCTGACGCCACCGGCGATGGGGCTGTTCACTGCGGTAATCGGCGGGTTTCTCATTTCTGGGCTTGGCGGATCTCGGGTCCAGATCGGTGGTCCGACCGCAGCGTTCATCCCAATCATTTTTGGCATCGCCGCCTCGTATGGCTACGAGGGCTTGATGACGGCAACGGCGATGGCCGGTGTCATTCTGGTGCTCATGGGGCTATTCCGGTTTGGTCAACTCGTCAAATACATCCCCTACCCTGTTACAACCGGTTTCACCTCGGGGATTGCGGTGACCATTCTGGTATCGCAGATCAAGGATTTCTTTGGAATGAGTCTGCACGATGAAATGGGTCAACCTGTGGCGCTACCCGCCGAGTTGATTCCGAAGGTTCAGTTGCTGGCCGGCAACATCTCGACCATCAATGTGTATGCAGCAGGCGTCGGTGTTGGAAGTTTGGTGATGTTGATCGCCTTGAGACGGGTGATGCCACGGATTCCCGGAGCGATCGTGGCGGTGGTGGTGAGTTCAATCATCGTTTCTGCGATGGGATGGAACGATGTTGGATTGACCGCCGATGGATTGCAAACCGCTCCATTGGTGGAAACGATCGGTACACGGTTCGGCGGTATCCCGGACTGCCTTCCACCACCAAGACTGCCTGCGTTTTCCTTTGATCTAATGCGAGAGTTGATTCCAGCCGCGATGACGATTGCAGTGTTGAGTGCGATCGAGAGCTTGCTCTCGGCAGTGGTGGCGGATGGAATGACTGGCGGACGACATCGCTCGGATCAGGAGCTTCTTGCCCAAGGAGTTGCCAACGTTGCAAGCGCGATGTGTTTTGGACTGCCGGCAACGGGTGCGATCGCACGGACGGCGGCGAACATCAAGAGCGGCGGAACGACGCCACTTTCTGGCATCGTTAGCGCCACCATTATTTTGGTTTTCATGCTCGCATTGGCCCCGTTGGCCAAGAGCATTCCACTGTCGGCGCTCGCTGCCGTGCTGATACTCGTCGCTTGGAACATCTGCGAGATCGATCATTTTCGCTCCTTGTTGCGTGCGCCGAGACCTGATGTCCTTACGCTGCTAACAACGTTCGGGCTAACCGTGTTCACTGATCTGGTCCTTGGCGTCGGTGTCGGCATGATCATGGCGTCTTTCCTATTCATGAGTCGCATGGCCGAGACTTCGACGATTGTTGGTATTCGAAACCGTCGAGGTTTTGACCAGGAATTTGATCAGGAACCTGCGACACCCGACCCGAAGGATCCCGCCACGTTAAGCGACATGGATATTCCTCCTGAAATCGAGGTCTATGAGATCAATGGTCCCTTTTTCTTTGGTGTCGCCGATCGGCTTAGCGATATCCTCCGCCAATTCAAAGCACCACCGAAAGTCTTCATCCTTCGCATGCGTTATGTCCCACACATTGATGCGACTGCCATGCATGCTCTCGAAGAATTCTTCGACAAGTGTCGGCGACAACACACCACACTGCTTCTTGGAGGCGTTCATATCCAACCTCTGTTCGAACTGACTCGTAGCGGATTGCTGGATAAGATCGGAAACGATCATGTCTTCGAGAACTTAGACGGTGCATTGACCTACGCACGCGTGATGGTTTCTGGATCCCCCCTCGCGGGTCAATAA
- the hepB gene encoding heparin/heparin-sulfate lyase HepB: protein MNKPFPYAVAVALAALMSISAGAEMTWQNVAGTRIPVPPGEHPRLYLQAENVAPLPARLQDPVLESVVKRLEAMARKSPQGQVEWKALQYLCKPNPAEGRDTIERALALLKRTELADRQDACRETGRMMVTGAIVYDWLYPLLTADDKQAFITELVRLAKTLECEYPPVHQGSVTGHSSEAMIMRDMLSAGIAIYDEFPEMYELAAGRFFREHLPARNWFYHGHAYHQGDSYGAHRYSWDTYPLWIFDRLGAGNVYNPEQQFVPYLWVYTTRPDGQRLRAGDTFKTSSPRGQPWSEFVGTLFTASYYGDGTLLTQFQNQGGTSDSEAIFEFLWRDTQLQAKPLNDLPLSRYFSSPFGWMVARTGWDQDAVIAEMKINEYNFVNHQHLDAGAFQIYYKGALAIDSGLYSGSSGQYGSPHCQNYYWRTIAHNSLLVYDPQERFGRSDYGNDGGQRLAGNRSEARSLEVLLDPAKGYRTGQVLAHGFGPDSQRPEFTLLTGDITDAYSDKVQQVTRSFVFLNLQDEQVPAALVVLDRVVSADPDFRKSWLLHTQEEPRIHGSSAVVDCTQHDQRGRMTLDVLLPRADNQVLTSVGGPGKEFWVFGMNYANDTEPARLERSSLEPGAWRIELSPKATANEDLFLTVMQVTDPTAPGRLPVQLVDRADRVGSFIERPEGNRLVLFRRDGQRSSHPVTIEVSGPGKTGVLVADLTAGVWHLRRAGESSTREIRVDRDLGAAWFEASPGNWQMEKP from the coding sequence ATGAACAAACCCTTCCCCTATGCTGTCGCGGTCGCACTCGCCGCTCTGATGTCGATTTCCGCCGGGGCTGAAATGACCTGGCAGAACGTCGCTGGAACAAGAATCCCGGTTCCGCCGGGTGAACATCCGCGTCTGTATCTGCAAGCGGAAAACGTGGCACCGTTGCCCGCAAGGCTACAGGATCCGGTGCTTGAGTCGGTTGTGAAACGGCTGGAGGCAATGGCCAGAAAGTCTCCGCAGGGCCAAGTCGAGTGGAAGGCGTTGCAGTATCTGTGCAAGCCAAACCCGGCGGAAGGCCGCGATACGATCGAACGAGCTCTGGCGTTGCTGAAACGTACCGAATTGGCGGACCGCCAGGATGCCTGCCGCGAAACGGGGCGGATGATGGTCACGGGGGCCATCGTCTATGACTGGCTGTATCCGCTGCTGACAGCGGATGACAAGCAGGCGTTCATTACCGAGTTGGTGCGGCTGGCGAAGACGTTGGAGTGCGAGTATCCGCCCGTGCATCAAGGCTCGGTTACCGGCCATAGCTCCGAAGCGATGATCATGCGAGACATGCTGTCCGCGGGTATTGCCATCTACGACGAGTTCCCGGAAATGTATGAATTGGCAGCCGGACGGTTCTTTCGCGAACATTTGCCGGCCCGTAATTGGTTCTATCATGGCCATGCTTATCACCAAGGCGATTCCTACGGGGCGCACCGCTACAGTTGGGACACCTATCCGTTGTGGATTTTCGACCGGTTGGGTGCGGGGAATGTCTACAACCCGGAGCAACAGTTTGTCCCGTATCTGTGGGTCTATACCACTCGGCCGGATGGTCAGCGGCTTCGGGCCGGTGACACCTTCAAGACCAGCAGCCCGCGGGGCCAACCGTGGAGCGAATTTGTGGGCACGCTGTTTACCGCCAGCTACTATGGCGACGGCACGCTGCTGACGCAGTTCCAAAACCAAGGAGGCACGAGCGACAGCGAAGCCATCTTCGAGTTTCTTTGGCGTGACACGCAACTTCAGGCCAAGCCACTCAACGACCTCCCGTTGTCGCGATACTTCAGTTCGCCTTTTGGATGGATGGTGGCTCGGACCGGATGGGATCAGGATGCGGTCATCGCCGAGATGAAGATCAATGAGTACAACTTTGTGAACCACCAGCACTTGGACGCCGGGGCATTTCAAATCTACTACAAAGGGGCGTTGGCGATCGATTCGGGGTTGTACTCCGGTTCGTCGGGCCAGTATGGCAGTCCCCATTGCCAGAACTACTACTGGCGGACCATCGCGCACAACAGCCTGCTGGTTTATGATCCTCAGGAGCGTTTTGGCAGGAGCGACTACGGCAACGACGGCGGTCAGCGGCTGGCAGGCAACCGCAGCGAAGCCCGTTCGCTCGAAGTCCTGCTCGATCCGGCCAAGGGCTATCGTACCGGCCAAGTGCTCGCACACGGTTTTGGCCCCGATTCGCAGAGACCGGAATTCACGTTGCTGACGGGAGACATTACCGATGCCTATAGTGACAAGGTACAACAAGTGACGCGTTCCTTCGTCTTTTTGAATCTGCAGGACGAGCAAGTGCCGGCGGCCTTGGTCGTGCTGGACCGCGTCGTGAGTGCGGATCCCGATTTTCGCAAGTCCTGGCTGCTGCATACCCAGGAAGAGCCTCGCATCCATGGATCTTCGGCTGTTGTCGACTGCACACAGCATGACCAACGAGGCCGAATGACGTTGGACGTGCTGTTGCCTCGGGCGGACAACCAGGTATTGACCAGCGTCGGCGGGCCAGGCAAGGAGTTTTGGGTCTTCGGCATGAACTACGCAAACGACACGGAACCTGCCCGTTTGGAAAGGAGTTCACTGGAGCCTGGCGCGTGGCGCATCGAGTTGTCGCCGAAAGCTACCGCGAACGAGGATCTGTTTTTGACCGTGATGCAAGTCACCGACCCAACCGCTCCAGGACGACTTCCCGTGCAGCTCGTTGATCGAGCAGATCGTGTGGGCTCATTCATCGAACGTCCGGAAGGCAACCGCTTGGTGCTCTTCCGCCGCGACGGTCAACGTTCCTCACACCCGGTAACGATCGAGGTTTCCGGCCCCGGTAAAACCGGCGTGTTGGTCGCCGATCTCACGGCCGGCGTTTGGCACTTACGACGGGCTGGCGAATCCAGCACACGCGAAATTCGCGTCGACCGGGATCTCGGTGCCGCCTGGTTCGAAGCCTCGCCAGGGAATTGGCAAATGGAGAAACCGTAA
- a CDS encoding outer membrane protein assembly factor BamB family protein — translation MRLPFDLVMTVIASIFLSNSAVAEWRQFRGPGGHGATSEVNLPLRWSETENLAWKTELPGYGASSPILLGDRLYVTCYSGYGIDRENPGRMEDLMLHLVCLKTDGKIVWDKHIQPRLPESERVRDHGYAAQTPATDGEHLYVFFGKTGVLKFDLNGKKLWQADVGDKTHGWGSGTSPVLYKNLVIINASVESGSLVAINKANGKEVWRAGGMDSSWNTPHLVDVGGGKQELVVSVKGAILAFDPDTGEPLWNCDGIPDYVCPSAISQEGIVYVIGGRTSRAIAIRAGGRGDVTETHRLWEAKAGANVVSPVIHDGHLYWVSDRNNIAYCVRMDDGEVVYAERFRGQPYASPLVGDGKLYIVTRSGGTYVLAAKPEFEQLAHNELEDRSTFNASPIVDGGKLFLRSDKYLYCIGN, via the coding sequence ATGAGACTTCCTTTCGATCTCGTCATGACGGTTATTGCGTCGATCTTCCTGTCGAATTCAGCTGTCGCCGAATGGCGCCAGTTTCGCGGCCCTGGCGGGCACGGCGCTACGAGTGAAGTGAATCTGCCGTTGAGGTGGAGCGAGACGGAGAATCTTGCTTGGAAGACGGAGCTTCCCGGTTATGGCGCCTCAAGTCCGATTTTGCTTGGTGATCGATTGTATGTGACCTGCTACAGCGGCTACGGGATCGACCGCGAAAACCCCGGGAGGATGGAGGATTTGATGCTGCACCTTGTTTGCCTCAAAACCGACGGAAAGATTGTCTGGGACAAGCACATCCAGCCTAGACTGCCGGAATCCGAACGAGTACGAGACCACGGCTACGCGGCTCAAACTCCGGCGACCGATGGCGAGCATCTTTATGTCTTCTTTGGCAAGACGGGCGTGTTGAAGTTTGATCTCAATGGCAAGAAGCTCTGGCAGGCCGATGTCGGTGACAAAACTCACGGTTGGGGCAGTGGAACATCACCCGTGTTGTACAAGAATCTTGTCATCATTAACGCGAGTGTCGAAAGTGGTTCCTTAGTCGCGATCAACAAGGCCAATGGTAAAGAAGTTTGGCGCGCTGGCGGAATGGACTCGTCTTGGAATACGCCGCACTTGGTGGATGTTGGCGGTGGCAAGCAGGAACTGGTGGTCAGCGTCAAGGGAGCGATTCTTGCATTCGACCCTGACACGGGCGAGCCGTTGTGGAACTGCGACGGAATTCCAGACTACGTTTGCCCAAGTGCCATCTCGCAAGAGGGTATTGTCTATGTCATCGGCGGCCGAACCTCGCGAGCGATTGCGATACGAGCTGGCGGTCGAGGTGACGTCACCGAGACGCACCGTTTGTGGGAAGCCAAGGCGGGGGCAAACGTTGTGTCTCCGGTCATTCACGACGGTCACCTGTATTGGGTCAGCGACCGCAACAACATCGCCTACTGCGTACGGATGGATGACGGCGAAGTGGTGTATGCAGAACGCTTCCGCGGCCAACCCTATGCATCTCCCTTGGTAGGTGACGGCAAACTCTACATTGTCACTCGTTCTGGCGGCACGTACGTCTTGGCAGCCAAGCCCGAGTTCGAGCAACTCGCTCATAACGAACTTGAAGATCGCAGCACGTTCAACGCCAGCCCGATCGTCGACGGAGGTAAGCTATTTCTGCGCAGCGACAAATACCTGTACTGCATCGGCAACTAG